Genomic window (Aquila chrysaetos chrysaetos chromosome 22, bAquChr1.4, whole genome shotgun sequence):
TAGTCCTAACAGATTGAAGGTCAGAATTTGCAACAGGACAATTCCCAAGAGGCCCATCTACCTCCTGATGAGTAAAAAGCATGAAGCAAATGAAACTTGTCTTGAGGAAACATCCAAAACCAGGAAACAGTGAAAATGGGTATTCTCTGCTCTACCTGTTAACCTTTTCAAGACTAAAAGGAGCCTTCATTACTTATGTCATCACAGGAGGGCAAACAGATTCCCTTCAGCACCTACAAAACAGACAACTTATTGGAAAACACAAGGGCTCTTTCACTGCCTGCATTTTCAGGTTTCCTAGAAACAACATGAAAGCATGAAAGGAGCATGGTTACACATTCACATCTCATCTTCACCTGCAGTCACATTGCAGCCATGGCATGCCTCCAAGAAGCAGCACTGTGGGATGCAGCACTGACCCACACCAAATTAACCCCATTCCTTAGCTAGagtattttcatcttttagTCAACTTGCAATCATTAAAGCATATTTCTTGTTACTTCAGACACTACTCTAAGTGTGAGCTGAAAAGCTGGTCTTGCCACTGCTTGCAGTTACATAATGCCACAATGTACTAATGTTAAATCTGACATGACAATTCTTCCTGTTCAGAGCTCAGGCACGTCATCGAAGAACAGGAAGGCCTTCCACCTTAGCAGATGACCAGAATGCAGGCACAGCATTGTGATTCGCCTTGAGGACAAGCTGAAAGCTGAAGGCAGCTCAGGCTGCTGTAATCCAACTAGATCAAAGCATTGCTCGGGAACTATAAAAGCAGTTTAACTTAAGTGAAGGCTGACCACCTCTACAACAGACTTGTCTTATGTGATGAAGAACTGGAGTTGAGGCCATTacaatgcaaaagaaaagattattgAACTTGTGTTCTTATAATTTGAAGGATGAGGTTCcaccagcctttcctcacagagCACAGACAGTATCCAGCAATGAGAGCCACATAATGCTGTGACAATTAAAAGTAGTCTACAGCTGCATAACAATCCAACATATACTATCAGACAACccctgtgaagaaaaaaaacaagttcaagaaaggaaaaatgccaGAAGAGTACTAGCTCTAGTACTTAATTTACACTAGATATATAGATTAGTTTTAAACCCTTGCATGTTTAATGGATAAAGGATAAAGTTACATAAACAGTGAGGCCTAAAGGGCCACTTAACCCATCATGACCACATAGTCTAAACAGCAGGTACTAACTCCAGGATATGGTTCACAACACTGTATTACACAGTTTTGCTTAGAAGCTTACCAAGGCTCTGCTTTAATTGCTTGTCAGATAGTAAAATGGTGCTCTGAAAAGGAGACTACCTATATCTTGGGTCCACTGAAAAAAGTCCAGTATTATACAGATTAGGTTAGcctttattaaaatacagaactacATGAAATTTGAACTCAATAAAAGATTCAGAATATGCATTAAAGGTCATAATTAGGAGGTGGCATGTCAATGATCTCATCCAGCGTAGCAAGGAAGTCAGCAGTTGATTGTAACAAGTCTGAAATTAGAAATAGAGCAAATCAGTTTCTCATGAAACCCAAAATTTATACTCTCTAACATAAGCTAGCTCCCAGGGGATTAGCGTAAGCCTCTTGAACGCCTAAGGGAAATATTGTTTGATTGCATAAGCCAATTCCACCTAACTGATCAGTTAGCAATGCACTACAAAAGATTGCTCAGCAACATCACTTTGAGATGACTACCTGTACTAGTAGGGTTGACGAGTTAAATTCAGCTTGACTATACACCAAAAGCTGTTTGATACTAGTATGCTATTCTGGTAGTTAGGACAGCAATGGCAGTTCACTACTGCAGCCAACTAGCTTTCCTCCCAAATCACTGATGAGCACTATATGTACTGAAAATCATGCTAAATTTCCACTTACTAGACTCCCATGAAGTCTCTTTGATCTTCACAGGTGAAGGAACCATGTTCACACAGCTGTCATACGTCCTTTCAAATATCATCAGGGGAACACCACATAGGTTGATATTGCTTACTTTGTGCTCTTCAGGAAGATCAAAACTCTCAAAGTCTGTTTGAGAAAGAGACTGTAGTTTAGTAATACTGCACAGTAGCTGGGAAGCTGTACATTCTCCTAGATTAAATGAAGTGGGAGCAGGTCCAAAACACAACCCAACAGACCACTCTTATAGGGTATTTATTTGCAGTTACACCTTAGTTGTCCATAAAAATCCCATATGTTAACACTTATCAAAAGACTAAACTGCATAACATAGCTGCTAATGTAAAGCAGAAGCTTTCAGTAATTTCTCTCCAATCACTACACCAAGTCAACTTCATCAAGCACAGCATGTTTCACCAACACTGAAGTAGTCTTTGGTACAGTACTTTTTGCACACTCACTTCCGCATGAACTGGATGGTTTAAGGACGCACTTTGAAAGACTGAGATAGAATACCTGCAATGGGCTGTGCTAAGAACAGCTTTACAAGTTTCATCTTCAACTATTGTATCCTACAGCAGTAGGAATCTCTTCAGTTACAAATTACCATCTTGACTACTTGTCTACTAGTTGCCATTTAATGAATTAAGAGGCTATAGCATGGTTATTTGGAACTAGTTTCCTGCCACCATAATAATGGACTCGGACTACTACATATATGGAACACAGCTATTGCAGCTAGAAATATTTACACAAGAATGAGATGGTATTTCAGAAGTAGCAAGTGCCCTTATGGTTAAGAAAGGGCTCCGGAGAAATGCAATGCTAGCTTGTTTGCCACAACAGCTTGACCAAAGTCTTACAGCAATGTCAACACTCAGGAAAGCCTGATGgttcattttaataattacaccaATAGTTCTTACCTCGAggatcaaaagaaaacatattttctatttctggcCAGTCTTCTTCAGCCACTGCATCACAGCTTTCTAATCCAGCAGTCTTTTCAGTAATCTTAAGAAGAGAAAGTCACATTATTTGAGCTACTGTAGTTTCCCATTGTAGTGGCTTTCATGTGCTACACAGGTCTACAGACAGGCATACCTGCCATGCAGTTCTCAGTGAAGCCTAAATTGCAATACCTTCAACATAAATaagcaaagacagacaaatgCTTCAGCTGAGTTTACATAGTGCAGTACTATATACAGTGGCAACAAGTCACAGCACTAGAACATTTAGGCTCATAATATTAAACTCCTGATTCTTAACATGTGAACAAGATATTAACTCAGACTATTTTCCCTAGAGCCACTTCTTTGCCATTAAGTACCCCCTAAGCTGTTGTACTCCTTGTGCCTATGTAGGTGTACTtgttttggctaggatagagttatttttcttcctagtagctcATAGGATGCCATGTTTTGGCTTCATagtgaaaacagtgttgatagcACACAGctgttttagctattgctgagcagtgcttacacagcatcaaggccttttctgcttctcacaaccccaccagtgagtaggctgggggtgcacaagaagttgggagggggcacagccagcacagctgaccccaactgaccaaagggatatcccataccataaGACATTATGCTAAGCAATGAAAACCAGTGGGGAAGTTTTGCCGGGGCTGCCATTGCTCAGGGACTAGCAAGGCATCGGTCAGCTGGTTGCGagaagttggttttgtttttccttga
Coding sequences:
- the PTTG1 gene encoding securin; protein product: MATLIFIDKENGEVGASKNQLRLPSGSSKVLSERTQVNTPLPKKAISTPPATSHSVRRALGNVNRTEGVMSKMEKIRQKNQPCTANKITEKTAGLESCDAVAEEDWPEIENMFSFDPRDFESFDLPEEHKVSNINLCGVPLMIFERTYDSCVNMVPSPVKIKETSWESNLLQSTADFLATLDEIIDMPPPNYDL